The DNA region CGTCGGCGACCCCCTGCGTCCTGACCTTCGCTGCTGCGGCGGTGCGCCCCGCGATCATGCCGGTGCCGGGACATCACGCCCGGTGCCGGCATGCTGCGCAGGCAGCCCTTACGGGCGGACCCTCGGCACCGTCTCGGGCGGACGGCCGTCGAGGTACCAGACCACGGCTGGCGAGCCGCTGAACTGCGGGTTGGTGGCGTTGGACGTGGCGCGCGCGCCGAGGCCGGCCGGGAAGGCGACCGCGGTGAGCGACGAGCCGGCGATCCGCGAGCCGCCGTCGGGGTTGACGGCCGTGGTGCCGGCGGTGCCCACCGGGGCCAGCGCCGAGAGCACGGTGGTCGGGGTGTCTGCCACCTGCACCCGCGCGGCGATCGTGTCCGCCGTCACCTGTGCGTACGCCGTGGCGCGGCCATACGTGACGTTCGAGAACGCCGGCGTGGCCGGCAGGGCATCGGCCAGGCGCTTGGTGGTGAACACGTTCACGGCGCCAACGCCCGACGGGATCGCATGCACGGCACGGATGCCGACGCGGGCGCCGAGGGCGCTGAACGACGGGAACGAATCCACCAGCACGATGATGCTGTCCCGGTCACCCTGTGCGAGGCCGACGTGCAGGAGCGTGTAGTACGTGTCCTTCGCGAGCGTCACCGACCGGTCGAGGATCGGCGCGCCGGCCACGATCGCCGGCGTGGTGCTCACGATGAAGGCGCGAAGCTGACGCGCGCCGACCTTGGTGCCCGCGTAGGCCGAGGCCTGCCGGAAGTTCAGGCCGAGCCCCTCGAGCGGGTTCTCGATCTGGTCGACGAAGCGGTAGATCATCGCGCCCGTGTCCGGGATCGCGTTGATCACGCGCACGTACGCGAGATCACCGACCTGGGTCACGGTCGGACCGGTATCAGCCGAGCAGGCCGCCAGCGCGCCGAGCATACCGGCGGCCGCGGCGGTGCGCAGCGAGGACTTGAAGAGAGACATGGTCATCAGATGATGAAGGAGTGACGATCCGGCACCGGCCGGATCACTGTTGCTGTGTGGGGGGATTGGTCGGCTCGCCGCCCGAATCGCCCTTGACGATGAACGAGCGCGTGACGATGAACATCACGATGCCACCGACGGCGGCGCCGACCGTGACGAGGGTCTTGCCCCGGGCGAAGCGGCGCGTGTTCACGTCACGCACCTGCGACTCCGGGACGCTGACCCGCTCACCCGACCACCTGCTGCTCGGCCGGTTGATGTAGGTCACCTCGTCCACTGCCACGGTCAGCACGCCATCAACCCGCGAGATGGGCTTGCCACGGAACGAGAGCACATCCGCCCCGAGGCTCTGCACGACATCCGCCCGTCCGCGTTCGTTCAGCAGCACCTCGATGGGCGCGCCCGACATGTCGTCGCGGGCCGACCGGGGCCCGTACGTGTAGCATCCCGACAGGGAGGCCACGAGCACGGTGATCCCGGCCGTCGCGCGCGCCACGCGGAGTCGCTGCACAGCGAGGTGTCGCATCAGCGTCGACTCAGAAGCCGTACGTGCCGACCGCGGCACGGTTGGTGTTCTGGTACTGCGGCTTCAGGCGCGAGTTCAGCTCCTGGATCGGCACCGCCCACTCCAGCGGCGTGCCGACGATCAGGTCACCCCAGCCGCGGCTGTCGATGTACCACTGCGAGTAGCCCGTGAAGGCCGTCTCCATGCGCTTCTCCCACTTCATCGCCTCGA from Gemmatimonadaceae bacterium includes:
- a CDS encoding DUF4397 domain-containing protein translates to MTMSLFKSSLRTAAAAGMLGALAACSADTGPTVTQVGDLAYVRVINAIPDTGAMIYRFVDQIENPLEGLGLNFRQASAYAGTKVGARQLRAFIVSTTPAIVAGAPILDRSVTLAKDTYYTLLHVGLAQGDRDSIIVLVDSFPSFSALGARVGIRAVHAIPSGVGAVNVFTTKRLADALPATPAFSNVTYGRATAYAQVTADTIAARVQVADTPTTVLSALAPVGTAGTTAVNPDGGSRIAGSSLTAVAFPAGLGARATSNATNPQFSGSPAVVWYLDGRPPETVPRVRP